ACCAAGTCGATGCCGATGCCGCGGAAGGACTGCAAGTCCTTGGCGAGCTTGAGCTTGGTGCCGACGCCGTCGGTCGAGGAGACCAGGACGGGCTCGTCGTATTTCAGCTTGTTGATGCTGAACAGGCCCGCGAAGCCGCCGATAGGCGTGAGCACCTCGGGCCGCTTGGTCTTTTTAAGCAAGGGCTTGATCGCCTCGACGAAGGCGTTGCCCGCGTCGATGCTGACGCCGGCGGCTTGGTATGTGCTTGGTGTCTTCAAGGCGTTCGGACCCTAATGGGCTCGGGATTTTCTGTCAACGGGAAAGCCCGCGCCGCTTATTCCCGAGAAATTCGCTGGGGGATTTTTGACGCTTTGGGTCTAAGAATCTAATTTCATTTATGAAATTTTCTGACTATTAAAATGAGAATAAAAGTGACAGATTACTGACACCCTGGTATTCTTTAACCCCTTTCCAAGGTCGAGGGCAGGCAGCATGCATGTGAAAGAAGGGGCCTCACCGCCCGAACAATCCGAGAACCTCGAAGAGCTCAAAAACCTCTTCGCGGTCGTCTCCGA
This genomic stretch from Deltaproteobacteria bacterium PRO3 harbors:
- a CDS encoding phosphoribosylformylglycinamidine cyclo-ligase (catalyzes the formation of 1-(5-phosphoribosyl)-5-aminoimidazole from 2-(formamido)-N1-(5-phosphoribosyl)acetamidine and ATP in purine biosynthesis); the protein is MKTPSTYQAAGVSIDAGNAFVEAIKPLLKKTKRPEVLTPIGGFAGLFSINKLKYDEPVLVSSTDGVGTKLKLAKDLQSFRGIGIDLV